A single genomic interval of Drosophila virilis strain 15010-1051.87 chromosome 2, Dvir_AGI_RSII-ME, whole genome shotgun sequence harbors:
- the LOC6632664 gene encoding esterase B1, whose translation MNVQMGVADLLKLGTKLIGHKIVQYTLATKVTTVLETQYGRVRGLQRKTLYEQELYFAFEGIPYAKPPLGELRFRAPQPPEPWKDVRDCTYGRAKPMQQHFVMHVVEGSEDCLYLNVYAKKLKSEKPLPVMVWIYGGGFQIGEATRDVHSPDYFMQKDVILVTLNYRLGALGFLSLSDRDLDVPGNAGLKDQVMALRWIHNNIANFNGDPNNITLMGISAGAASTQIMMCTEQTRGLFHKAILMSGSSLCGWAREPQYNWSHRLACQLGYVGSDNEKEVFRFLQRASAREITSCTTLRSQEELRDYILFPFGPVIEPYVSANCVIFRPPEEMLSQAWGNELPIIIGGTSFEGLFSYQFVMQDAEHLLSAFEALIPREVRDVSTPAELKEHIRHLKVSSFDDPTRGRMEFKECLQLLSMKHFWHGIHRTLLARLAYAPTKPTYLYRFDFDSPTFNHYRIMVCGRHERGVSHADDFFYLFYCIPAYKLDKFSPEYLTIERLIGMWTAFATHSDPNRAQVLPVSWEAVDSNVTPKCLNIGRQLQFIELPEIKQLKLWDSFYKKLKLY comes from the exons ATGAATGTGCAAATGGGTGTTGCGGATCTGCTAAAGCTGGGCACCAA GCTCATTGGCCACAAGATCGTGCAGTACACTCTGGCTACAAAGGTCACGACGGTGCTCGAAACCCAGTATGGTCGGGTGCGCGGCCTTCAGCGTAAGACCCTCTACGAACAGGAGCTCTACTTTGCCTTCGAAGGCATACCCTATGCCAAGCCGCCGTTGGGTGAGCTGCGTTTCCGCGCGCCACAGCCCCCAGAACCCTGGAAGGACGTCAGAGATTGCACGTATGGACGCGCAAAGCCCATGCAACAGCATTTTGTGATGCATGTAGTCGAGGGCTCCGAGGATTGCCTCTACCTAAATGTGTACGCAAAGAAACTTAAGTCGGAAAAGCCCCTGCCCGTCATGGTGTGGATCTATGGTGGCGGTTTTCAGATTGGCGAGGCGACAAGGGATGTTCACAGTCCAGATTACTTTATGCAAAAGGATGTTATTCTAGTCACACTTAACTACAGGCTGGGAGCTTTAG GTTTTCTAAGCCTCTCCGACCGGGACTTGGATGTACCTGGCAATGCTGGACTCAAGGATCAGGTAATGGCCCTGCGTTGGATACACAACAACATCGCTAACTTCAACGGTGATCCAAACAACATTACACTAATGGGCATAAGTGCGGGCGCTGCTTCCACCCAGATAATGATGTGCACAGAACAGACACGAGGTCTCTTCCACAAGGCAATCCTCATGTCGGGCTCATCGCTCTGTGGCTGGGCCCGTGAGCCCCAGTACAATTGGTCCCATCGGCTTGCTTGCCAGCTGGGCTATGTGGGCAGCGACAATGAGAAGGAAGTGTTTCGGTTTCTACAGCGCGCCTCGGCGAGAGAAATTACCAGCTGTACAACGCTGCGAAGCCAGGAGGAGTTACGTGATTATATACTGTTTCCATTTGGACCCGTCATAGAACCTTATGTGAGCGCCAACTGTGTGATCTTCAGGCCACCTGAGGAGATGCTGTCCCAGGCCTGGGGCAATGAACTGCCCATAATCATTGGTGGCACTTCGTTCGAGGGCCTCTTCTCCTACCAATTCGTAATGCAGGATGCGGAGCATCTACTTAGCGCTTTTGAAGCCTTAATACCCAGAGAGGTGCGTGATGTGTCCACGCCAGCGGAGCTTAAGGAACACATTAGACACCTAAAGGTGTCATCTTTCGACGATCCCACAAGAGGCCGCATGGAGTTCAAGGAGTGCTTGCAGTTGCTTTCCATGAAGCACTTTTGGCATGGTATCCATCGAACTTTACTCGCCCGGCTGGCCTATGCGCCGACCAAGCCCACCTATCTGTATCGCTTCGACTTCGACTCGCCCACCTTCAATCACTATCGCATTATGGTGTGTGGCCGCCATGAACGAGGCGTCTCCCATGCGGATGACTTcttctatttattttactgcATCCCAGCCTACAAACTGGACAAGTTTTCGCCGGAATACCTCACTATCGAGCGTCTGATTGGCATGTGGACGGCATTCGCGACACACAGTGATCCCAATCGCGCTCAGGTGTTGCCTGTCTCTTGGGAGGCAGTCGACTCGAACGTTACTCCAAAGTGCCTAAACATTGGACGACAACTCCAGTTTATTGAATTGCCCGAGATCAAGCAGTTGAAACTCTGGGATAGCTTCTATAAGAAACTGAAATTGTATTAG